Proteins encoded within one genomic window of Lemur catta isolate mLemCat1 chromosome 23, mLemCat1.pri, whole genome shotgun sequence:
- the SERTAD4 gene encoding SERTA domain-containing protein 4 → MTLVLSMNRFCEPIVSEGAAEIAGYQTLWEADSYGGPSPPGPAQAPLQGDRGAGPPLTGSHYRGISNPITTSKITYFKRKYVEEEDFHPPLSSCSHKTISIFEERAHILYMSLEKLKFIDDPEVYLRRSVLINNLMKRIHGEIIMQNNWCFPACSFNGASAQEWFMAQDCPYRKRPRMAKEECDKFHACCFYQECGGHYLNLPLSVNASVGSASTAASSSSSSSSSSSSSSPPLPLPSCSHQVDFDVGAAPIYKSDGQIPANEIFVTNVRSLGIQEKAKLNDEKANNDTNREGGPPSHQPVGNDLAFECKGQFYDYFETGYNERNNISESWKKSLRKKEASPSNKLCCSKGSKI, encoded by the exons ATGACTCTGGTTCTGTCCATGAATAGATTCTGCGAGCCCATTGTCTCGGAAGGAGCTGCTGAAATTGCCGGGTACCAAACACTATGGGAGGCTGACAGCTATGGAGGCCCGAGCCCCCCAGGGCCTGCACAGGCTCCTTTGCAGGGAGACCGGGGAGCTGGTCCCCCACTGACAG GATCACATTACAGGGGAATTTCAAATCCTATAACAACATCCAAGATCACATACTTTAAGAGGAAGTATGTGGAAGAAGAGGATTTTCACCCACCACTCAGCAGCTGTAGCCATaaa ACCATCTCAATTTTTGAGGAACGAGCCCACATCCTTTATATGTCCTTAGAAAAGCTAAAGTTTATCGATGATCCTGAGGTGTACCTCCGAAGATCTGTCCTTATAAACAATCTGATGAAAAGAATCCACGGAGAAATTATCATGCAGAATAACTGGTGCTTCCCTGCCTGCTCATTCAATGGCGCCTCTGCCCAAGAGTGGTTTATGGCTCAAGACTGTCCTTACCGAAAGCGACCACGGATGGCCAAGGAGGAGTGTGACAAGTTTCACGCCTGCTGCTTTTACCAAGAATGTGGCGGCCACTACCTAAATTTACCCCTTTCTGTCAATGCCAGTGTCGGAAGTGCCTCCACcgctgcctcctcttcctcctcttcttcttcctcatcttcctcttcctctccccctctgcCTTTACCAAGTTGTTCCCACCAGGTGGATTTTGACGTAGGCGCTGCACCTATTTACAAGAGTGATGGCCAGATACCCGCCAATGAAATCTTTGTTACTAATGTCAGATCACTTGGTATTCAGGAAAAGGCCAAATTAAATGACGAGAAAGCCAATAATGACACCAACAGAGAGGGTGGCCCCCCCAGCCATCAACCTGTGGGAAATGACCTTGCTTTTGAGTGCAAAGGccaattttatgattattttgagACTGGatataatgaaagaaacaatATAAGCGAGTCTTGGAAAAAGTCCTTGAGGAAAAAGGAGGCTTCACCAAGTAACAAACTGTGCTGCAGCAAAGGAAGTAAAATATAA